Proteins from a single region of Streptomyces sp. HUAS 15-9:
- the tsaB gene encoding tRNA (adenosine(37)-N6)-threonylcarbamoyltransferase complex dimerization subunit type 1 TsaB, whose protein sequence is MLLLALDTATPAVTVALHDGEAVIASSSQVDARRHGELLLPAVDRVLAESGLKLDAVTAVVVGIGPGPYTGLRVGLMTADTFGLALGVPVHGVCTLDGLAYASDIEKGPFVVATDARRKEVYWAEYADSRTRLTNPSVDRPADIADRVAGLPAVGAGALLYPDTFPNVHEPEHVSAAALASLAAEKLAAGEELPEPRPLYLRRPDAQVPKNYKVVTPK, encoded by the coding sequence GTGCTCTTGCTCGCTCTGGATACCGCCACCCCCGCCGTCACCGTCGCCCTGCACGACGGTGAGGCCGTCATCGCCTCGTCCAGTCAGGTGGACGCGCGCCGGCACGGCGAGCTGCTGCTGCCGGCCGTCGACCGTGTGCTCGCCGAGTCCGGGCTCAAACTGGACGCCGTCACCGCGGTCGTCGTCGGCATCGGACCCGGCCCCTACACGGGACTGCGTGTCGGCCTGATGACCGCAGACACCTTCGGGCTCGCGCTCGGCGTCCCCGTGCACGGTGTGTGCACGCTCGACGGCCTCGCGTACGCCTCCGACATCGAGAAGGGCCCCTTCGTCGTGGCGACCGATGCCCGGCGCAAGGAGGTCTACTGGGCCGAGTACGCCGACTCGCGCACCCGGCTCACCAATCCGTCGGTCGACCGGCCCGCCGACATCGCCGACCGGGTGGCGGGACTGCCCGCCGTCGGCGCGGGGGCGCTGCTCTACCCCGATACCTTCCCGAACGTCCACGAGCCCGAGCATGTCTCCGCCGCCGCCCTCGCCTCGCTGGCCGCAGAGAAGCTGGCCGCGGGCGAGGAACTGCCGGAGCCCCGGCCGCTGTATCTGCGCCGTCCCGATGCCCAAGTCCCCAAGAACTACAAGGTGGTCACCCCCAAGTGA
- a CDS encoding alpha/beta fold hydrolase, translating to MSESSAEAVAEAAAAAVASATGAAGSWRRATGIAGTAIGVLAAGAAAGVAIERMTVGRGMRRKARLALDSAGPYGALRGTPGKAIADDGTELYYEVDDVEPEGGPAPRRRRLFGRKAPAPVTVVFSHGYCLSQDSWHFQRAALRGVVRTVHWDQRSHGRSGRGVAQLRDEAPVTIDQLGRDLKAVIDAAVPDGQIVLVGHSMGGMTVMALAAQYPELIRDRVVATALIGTSSGRLGEVNFGLPLAGVNAVRRVLPGVLKALGTQAALVEKGRRATADLFAGVIKRYSFASREVDPAIERFAERMIESTPIDVVAEFYPAFTDHDKTEALARFADMPVLVLAGVQDLVTPSEHSEVIADLLPDAELVLVPDAGHLVMLEHPEVVTDRLADLLTRAGAVPAGATVSGYGSSTSSAARPG from the coding sequence GTGAGCGAGAGCAGTGCGGAGGCCGTCGCGGAAGCCGCTGCGGCGGCCGTCGCCTCCGCCACGGGGGCGGCCGGGAGCTGGCGCAGGGCGACCGGCATCGCCGGTACCGCGATAGGTGTGCTCGCCGCCGGCGCGGCCGCCGGTGTCGCGATCGAGCGGATGACCGTGGGCCGCGGGATGCGCAGGAAGGCCCGGCTGGCCCTGGACTCGGCGGGACCGTACGGCGCACTGCGCGGTACCCCAGGCAAGGCGATCGCGGACGACGGCACCGAGCTGTACTACGAGGTCGACGACGTCGAGCCGGAGGGCGGACCGGCGCCACGGCGCCGCCGGCTCTTCGGCCGCAAGGCGCCCGCCCCGGTCACCGTGGTCTTCAGCCACGGCTACTGCCTCAGCCAGGACTCCTGGCACTTCCAGCGGGCGGCGCTGCGCGGCGTCGTACGCACCGTGCACTGGGACCAGCGCAGCCACGGGCGGTCCGGGCGGGGCGTGGCCCAGCTGCGGGACGAGGCGCCGGTCACCATCGACCAGCTCGGCCGCGACCTCAAGGCCGTCATCGACGCGGCGGTGCCCGACGGGCAGATCGTGCTGGTCGGGCACTCCATGGGCGGCATGACGGTGATGGCGCTGGCCGCCCAGTACCCGGAGCTGATCCGCGACCGGGTCGTGGCCACCGCCCTCATCGGCACGTCGTCCGGGCGGCTCGGCGAGGTCAACTTCGGGCTGCCGCTCGCCGGTGTGAACGCGGTGCGCCGGGTGCTGCCCGGAGTGCTGAAGGCGCTCGGCACGCAGGCGGCGCTGGTGGAGAAGGGGCGCCGGGCCACGGCGGATCTGTTCGCCGGGGTGATCAAGCGGTACTCGTTCGCGTCCCGGGAGGTCGACCCGGCGATCGAGCGGTTCGCCGAGCGGATGATCGAGTCCACGCCGATCGACGTGGTCGCCGAGTTCTACCCGGCCTTCACCGACCACGACAAGACCGAGGCCCTGGCCCGGTTCGCGGACATGCCGGTCCTGGTGCTCGCCGGGGTCCAGGACCTCGTCACGCCCAGTGAGCACAGTGAGGTCATCGCCGATCTGCTGCCCGACGCCGAGCTGGTCCTCGTCCCGGACGCCGGGCATCTGGTCATGCTGGAGCACCCGGAAGTGGTCACCGACCGGCTCGCCGACCTGCTCACCCGCGCGGGTGCCGTGCCCGCAGGGGCTACCGTAAGTGGCTATGGAAGCAGCACCAGCAGCGCCGCACGACCCGGCTGA
- a CDS encoding glycoside hydrolase family 3 N-terminal domain-containing protein, which produces MTTAPWRDPALPAAVRVADLLSRMTLEEKTAQLYGVWVGAATDGEEVAPLQREMTAEYDWAELIALGLGQLTRSFGTAPVDPALGAQALARAQRRIAAAGRFGIPAVAHEECLAGFTAWGATAYPVPLAWGATFDPPLVEELGRHIGHDLRSVGVHQGLAPVLDVVRDPRWGRVEETIGEDPYLVGTIGTAYVRGLESAGIVATLKHFAGYASSAGARNLAPVRAGVREFADVTLPPFEMALREGGARSVMAAYNETDGVPASADPRLLTELLRDDWGFTGTVVSDYFGIGFLETLHRVAGSPAEAAHRALEAGVDIELPTLKCYGKPLVAAVRAGTVPESLVDRAARRVLLQKCELGLLDEDWQPEPAGPVDLDSTANRALARRLAEESVVLLDNPDGLLPLAPGTRITVVGPRAADALAMLGCYSFPSHVLTHHPDVPPGVDIPTLLDSLRTELPDAKVTFAEGCGVSDPDRSGFEEAVARASEADVCVAVLGDRAGLFGRGTSGEGCDVADLRLPGVQGDFLDALVGTGVPVVLVLLTGRPYALGRWDGLLGAVVQAFFPGEEGGPAVAGVLSGRINPSGRLPVSVPRVPGGQPWTYLQPPLGLAGEVSNLDPTPLYAFGHGRSYTTFAWEDFEGTDPEIGTDGSYALSLTVRNTGDRDGAEVVQLYLHDPVASVTRPDVRLIGYHRLGLTPGESRRLTFRFHTDLSAFTDRSGSRVVEPGALELRLALSSAEVRHTAHLTLTGPVRVLGPGRRLRCETHECD; this is translated from the coding sequence ATGACCACCGCTCCTTGGCGCGACCCCGCCCTGCCCGCCGCCGTCCGCGTCGCCGACCTGCTCTCCCGGATGACCCTGGAGGAGAAGACCGCCCAGCTGTACGGCGTGTGGGTGGGCGCGGCCACGGACGGCGAGGAAGTCGCCCCGCTGCAGCGCGAGATGACCGCGGAGTACGACTGGGCCGAGCTGATCGCCCTCGGCCTCGGCCAGCTGACCCGCTCATTCGGCACGGCCCCCGTGGACCCGGCGCTCGGCGCCCAGGCCCTGGCCCGCGCGCAACGGCGGATCGCCGCCGCGGGCCGCTTCGGCATCCCCGCGGTCGCCCACGAGGAGTGTCTGGCGGGCTTCACGGCCTGGGGCGCGACGGCCTACCCGGTGCCGCTGGCCTGGGGTGCCACCTTCGACCCGCCGCTGGTCGAGGAGTTGGGCCGGCACATCGGCCACGACCTTCGCTCGGTCGGCGTCCACCAGGGCCTGGCCCCGGTCCTGGACGTGGTCCGCGACCCCCGCTGGGGCCGGGTGGAGGAGACGATCGGCGAGGACCCGTACCTGGTCGGCACGATCGGCACGGCCTACGTCCGGGGCCTGGAGTCGGCCGGGATCGTCGCCACGCTCAAGCACTTCGCCGGGTACGCGTCCTCGGCGGGCGCCCGCAACCTGGCCCCCGTCCGGGCGGGCGTGCGGGAGTTCGCGGACGTCACGCTCCCCCCGTTCGAGATGGCACTGCGTGAGGGCGGCGCCCGCTCGGTGATGGCGGCGTACAACGAGACGGACGGCGTCCCGGCCTCCGCGGACCCGCGCCTGCTGACCGAACTCCTGCGGGATGACTGGGGATTCACCGGTACGGTGGTATCCGACTACTTCGGCATCGGCTTCCTGGAGACGCTGCACAGGGTGGCCGGCAGCCCGGCCGAGGCTGCGCACCGGGCGCTGGAAGCGGGCGTCGACATCGAACTGCCGACGCTGAAGTGCTATGGAAAGCCCCTGGTGGCAGCCGTACGCGCCGGAACGGTCCCGGAGTCGCTGGTGGACCGCGCGGCCCGCAGGGTGCTGCTGCAGAAGTGCGAGCTGGGTCTTCTGGACGAGGACTGGCAGCCGGAACCGGCGGGCCCCGTCGACCTGGACTCGACGGCGAACCGCGCCCTGGCCCGCCGTCTGGCGGAGGAGTCCGTGGTCCTCCTGGACAACCCGGACGGCCTGCTCCCGCTGGCCCCCGGCACGCGCATCACGGTGGTCGGCCCCCGGGCGGCGGACGCCCTCGCCATGCTGGGCTGCTACTCCTTCCCGTCCCACGTGCTCACCCACCACCCCGACGTCCCGCCGGGCGTGGACATCCCCACGCTCCTCGACTCCCTGCGCACCGAACTCCCGGACGCCAAGGTGACGTTCGCGGAGGGCTGCGGGGTGTCCGACCCGGACCGGTCCGGCTTCGAGGAGGCGGTGGCTCGGGCGTCGGAGGCCGACGTCTGCGTGGCGGTCCTGGGCGACCGGGCCGGGCTGTTCGGCCGGGGCACGTCGGGCGAGGGCTGCGACGTGGCGGACCTCCGACTCCCGGGAGTACAGGGCGATTTCCTGGACGCGCTGGTCGGCACGGGCGTCCCCGTCGTCCTGGTCCTGCTGACCGGCCGCCCGTACGCACTGGGCCGCTGGGACGGTCTGCTCGGAGCGGTGGTCCAGGCGTTCTTCCCGGGCGAGGAGGGCGGCCCCGCGGTGGCGGGCGTCCTGTCGGGCCGGATCAACCCCTCGGGAAGGCTCCCGGTGAGCGTGCCGCGCGTCCCAGGAGGCCAGCCGTGGACGTACCTCCAGCCACCACTGGGCCTGGCGGGCGAGGTCAGCAACCTGGACCCGACCCCGCTCTACGCCTTCGGCCACGGCCGCTCGTACACGACGTTCGCGTGGGAGGACTTCGAGGGCACGGACCCGGAGATCGGCACGGACGGCTCGTACGCCCTCTCCCTCACGGTCCGCAACACCGGCGACCGCGACGGCGCGGAGGTCGTCCAGCTCTACCTGCACGACCCGGTGGCATCGGTGACCCGCCCGGACGTACGCCTGATCGGCTACCACCGACTGGGCCTGACCCCCGGCGAGTCCCGCCGGCTGACCTTCCGCTTCCACACGGACCTCTCGGCCTTCACCGACCGCTCGGGCTCACGGGTGGTCGAACCGGGCGCGCTGGAACTGCGGTTGGCGTTGTCCAGCGCGGAGGTACGGCACACGGCGCACCTGACACTCACGGGACCGGTGCGGGTGCTCGGGCCGGGCAGGCGGTTGCGGTGCGAGACACATGAGTGCGACTGA
- the tsaD gene encoding tRNA (adenosine(37)-N6)-threonylcarbamoyltransferase complex transferase subunit TsaD produces the protein MTDEPLVLGIETSCDETGVGIVRGTTLLADAVASSVDEHARFGGVVPEVASRAHLEAMVPTIDRALKDAGISATDLDGIAVTAGPGLAGALLVGVSAAKAYAYALGRPLYGVNHLASHICVDQLEHGALPEPTMALLVSGGHSSLLLSTDITSDVRPMGATIDDAAGEAFDKIARVLNLGFPGGPVIDRYAREGDADAIAFPRGLTGPRDPAYDFSFSGLKTAVARWIEARRAAGEEVPVRDVAASFQEAVVDVLTRKAVRACKDEGVDHLMIGGGVAANSRLRVLAQERCEAAGIRLRVPRPKLCTDNGAMVAALGAEMVARGRAASGWDLSADSSLPVTDPHVPGTTHDHDHVHEVGIGKENLYS, from the coding sequence ATGACTGACGAACCGCTGGTCCTGGGGATCGAGACCTCCTGCGACGAGACCGGCGTCGGCATCGTCCGTGGCACCACCCTGCTGGCGGACGCCGTCGCCTCCAGCGTCGACGAGCACGCCCGCTTCGGCGGGGTGGTGCCGGAGGTGGCGTCCAGAGCGCACCTGGAGGCGATGGTCCCGACCATCGACCGGGCGCTGAAGGACGCGGGGATCAGCGCGACGGACCTGGACGGCATCGCGGTGACGGCCGGCCCGGGTCTCGCGGGCGCGCTGCTGGTCGGCGTGTCGGCGGCCAAGGCCTATGCCTACGCCCTCGGCAGGCCCCTCTACGGCGTGAACCACCTCGCCTCCCACATCTGCGTGGACCAGCTGGAACACGGCGCACTGCCTGAGCCGACGATGGCGCTGCTGGTGAGCGGTGGCCACTCCTCGCTGCTGCTGTCCACGGACATCACCTCCGACGTCCGCCCGATGGGCGCCACCATCGACGACGCGGCCGGCGAGGCCTTCGACAAGATCGCCCGTGTGCTGAACCTGGGCTTCCCGGGCGGCCCGGTCATCGACCGGTACGCACGCGAGGGCGACGCGGACGCGATCGCCTTCCCGCGCGGTCTGACGGGCCCGCGCGACCCGGCGTACGACTTCTCCTTCTCGGGTCTGAAGACGGCCGTGGCCCGCTGGATCGAGGCCAGGCGGGCGGCGGGTGAGGAGGTCCCGGTGCGTGATGTGGCGGCCTCCTTCCAGGAGGCGGTCGTCGACGTCCTGACCCGCAAGGCGGTGCGCGCCTGCAAGGACGAGGGCGTGGACCATCTGATGATCGGCGGCGGTGTGGCCGCCAACTCCCGGCTGCGGGTCCTGGCCCAGGAGCGCTGCGAGGCGGCGGGTATCCGGCTGCGCGTGCCTCGCCCCAAGCTGTGCACGGACAACGGCGCGATGGTGGCCGCGCTGGGCGCGGAGATGGTGGCGCGCGGGCGGGCGGCGTCCGGTTGGGACCTGTCCGCGGACTCCTCGCTGCCGGTGACGGACCCGCATGTGCCGGGCACCACCCACGACCACGACCATGTGCACGAGGTCGGCATCGGCAAGGAGAACCTCTACTCGTGA
- a CDS encoding carbohydrate ABC transporter permease, which produces MSHDTLPRPVKTGEPPAKPPARRRRGHWSRRANPLAGLGAVIWLAVVLVPIYAMISASLTRQDQALGNNALKPPADPTLDNYNTVLHNGFGHFLANTAIVAAAVVAIVLVLCVPLAHVAVRTRNAWSGSAFRLFLLGVAIPAQAVVVPLYLMIAKLNLYDSLLAVVLPTAAFAMPVSVLILTGTLRDISEDLYEAMALDGASPTRMLFQLVVPLAKGGISTVVIYSALQAWNGFLFPLIFTQSDGPRVLTLGLFNYVSQFGVNIPALLASVVLSGVPIFAVYLVARRALVGGLMGVGGK; this is translated from the coding sequence GTGTCACACGATACGCTGCCCCGCCCCGTGAAGACCGGCGAGCCGCCCGCGAAGCCGCCCGCCCGGCGCCGCCGCGGGCACTGGAGCAGACGCGCCAACCCCCTGGCCGGCCTGGGCGCGGTCATCTGGCTGGCGGTCGTACTCGTCCCGATCTACGCGATGATCTCGGCCTCGCTCACCCGTCAGGACCAGGCCCTCGGCAACAACGCCCTCAAGCCGCCGGCCGACCCGACCCTGGACAACTACAACACCGTCCTGCACAACGGCTTCGGCCACTTCCTGGCGAACACGGCGATCGTGGCGGCGGCGGTCGTGGCGATCGTCCTGGTCCTGTGCGTCCCGCTCGCCCACGTCGCCGTACGCACCCGAAACGCCTGGTCCGGCTCCGCCTTCCGGCTGTTCCTGCTGGGCGTGGCGATCCCCGCGCAGGCCGTCGTGGTCCCCCTCTACCTGATGATCGCGAAGCTGAACCTCTACGACAGCCTCCTCGCGGTCGTCCTGCCGACGGCCGCCTTCGCCATGCCGGTGTCGGTGCTGATCCTCACCGGCACCCTCCGCGACATCTCGGAGGACCTGTACGAGGCGATGGCCCTGGACGGCGCCTCACCCACCCGCATGCTGTTCCAGCTGGTCGTCCCGCTGGCCAAGGGCGGAATCAGCACGGTCGTCATCTACTCCGCCCTCCAGGCCTGGAACGGCTTTCTCTTCCCCCTGATCTTCACCCAGTCCGACGGTCCGCGTGTGCTGACCCTCGGCCTGTTCAACTACGTGAGCCAGTTCGGCGTGAACATCCCCGCCCTGCTCGCCTCGGTCGTCCTCTCCGGTGTCCCGATCTTCGCCGTGTACCTGGTCGCGCGCCGCGCGCTGGTCGGCGGGCTGATGGGCGTGGGCGGCAAGTGA
- a CDS encoding LacI family DNA-binding transcriptional regulator → MKPSKPAETQTATLAEIAREAGVSAPTVSKVLNGRADVAPATRTRVEELLRAYGYRRRRAEASRSPLIDLVFHELESAWAMEVIRGVENVARDAGLSVVLSESAGRLTPGRTWADQVAARRPHGVILVLSGLDESQRALLTSRSIPFVVMDPAGDPGADVPSIGATNWQGGLAATRHLVDLGHTRIGAISGPSRMMCSRARVDGYRAALETAGLPVDPGLIRTGDFHHEAGYRLGLELLRRPDRPTAVFAGNDLQALGLYEAARELGLRIPEDLSVVGFDDLPVARWVGPPLTTVRQPLMEMAEAAARLVLDLGREAESSTATRVELATSLVVRASTAAPVAGS, encoded by the coding sequence ATGAAGCCTTCGAAGCCCGCAGAAACGCAGACCGCGACACTTGCCGAAATCGCTCGCGAGGCCGGCGTGTCCGCTCCGACTGTTTCGAAGGTCCTCAACGGCCGCGCCGATGTCGCCCCCGCCACCCGCACCCGGGTCGAGGAACTGCTGCGCGCCTACGGCTACCGGCGCCGCCGGGCCGAGGCTTCCCGCTCGCCCCTGATCGACCTGGTCTTCCACGAGCTGGAGAGCGCCTGGGCGATGGAGGTCATCCGGGGCGTGGAGAACGTGGCCCGGGACGCCGGCCTGAGCGTCGTGCTGTCGGAGTCCGCCGGGCGGCTCACCCCCGGCCGGACCTGGGCCGACCAGGTCGCCGCCCGCCGCCCGCACGGGGTGATCCTGGTCCTGTCCGGGCTCGACGAGTCCCAGCGCGCCCTGCTGACCAGCAGGTCCATCCCGTTCGTGGTGATGGACCCGGCCGGCGACCCGGGCGCCGACGTGCCGTCCATCGGCGCCACCAACTGGCAGGGCGGCCTCGCCGCCACCCGGCACCTCGTCGACCTCGGCCACACCCGCATCGGCGCCATCAGCGGACCGTCCCGGATGATGTGCAGCCGCGCCCGGGTCGACGGCTACCGGGCGGCGCTGGAGACAGCCGGGCTGCCCGTCGACCCGGGCCTGATCAGGACCGGGGACTTCCACCACGAGGCGGGCTACCGGCTCGGCCTGGAACTGCTGCGCCGCCCGGACCGGCCCACCGCCGTGTTCGCGGGCAACGACCTCCAGGCGCTCGGGCTGTACGAGGCCGCCCGCGAGCTGGGGCTGCGCATTCCGGAGGACCTGAGCGTGGTCGGCTTCGACGATCTGCCGGTGGCCCGCTGGGTGGGCCCGCCGCTGACGACCGTACGGCAGCCGCTCATGGAGATGGCCGAGGCGGCGGCCAGGCTGGTGCTCGACCTGGGGCGCGAGGCGGAGTCCTCGACGGCGACCCGGGTGGAGCTGGCGACGAGCCTGGTGGTGCGCGCGAGTACTGCGGCGCCGGTGGCCGGAAGTTGA
- the rimI gene encoding ribosomal protein S18-alanine N-acetyltransferase, with the protein MRWWDIDSVLELEKDLFPEDAWSRGMFWSELAHARGAEASRRYVVAVEGDRIVGYAGLAAQGDLGDIQTIAVARDHQGTGLGGLLLTELMRAATAFECAEVMLECRVDNVRAQKLYERHGFEPIGFRRGYYQPGNVDALVMRLTTRSDSGSAAGSTSVQGTESND; encoded by the coding sequence ATGCGCTGGTGGGACATCGATTCCGTCCTCGAGCTGGAGAAGGACCTCTTCCCCGAGGACGCGTGGTCGCGCGGCATGTTCTGGTCCGAGCTGGCGCACGCCCGGGGCGCGGAGGCCAGCCGGCGGTACGTCGTCGCCGTCGAGGGCGACCGGATCGTCGGCTACGCGGGCCTGGCCGCCCAGGGCGACCTCGGCGACATCCAGACCATCGCCGTGGCCCGTGACCACCAGGGCACCGGGCTCGGCGGACTGCTGCTGACCGAGCTGATGCGCGCGGCGACCGCCTTCGAGTGCGCCGAGGTGATGCTCGAGTGCCGCGTCGACAACGTCCGGGCGCAGAAGCTCTACGAGCGCCACGGCTTCGAGCCCATCGGCTTCCGGCGCGGCTACTACCAGCCGGGGAACGTCGACGCCCTGGTCATGCGACTGACCACCCGATCCGACAGCGGCTCCGCCGCCGGGTCGACCTCCGTACAAGGAACCGAGAGCAATGACTGA
- a CDS encoding carbohydrate ABC transporter permease — protein MSAGTATKAGRPHAAWALPGVLFFTFFAVAPMALAFYLSFTQWNGLGDPEPVGLANWRKLIDDPRLTQSLTVTVLLTLVSWAFQTVVSLLLGVWAAGRQRNRAILSAVFFVPFLLSSTAISLLFYALLDPNFGIIQQDTLGSTSGAFLAIVFVGGWQFIPFHTLIYQGGARQIPDVLYQAAAIDGAGRYRRFFSITLPQLRNTATTSSVLMIVGSLTYFETVLILTQGGPGTDTAILPYLMYEAGFKSYDFGYASAVASFLVVAATALSLVMVRLTGFGAMRSAREGM, from the coding sequence GTGAGCGCCGGTACCGCCACGAAGGCAGGACGCCCGCATGCCGCGTGGGCCCTCCCGGGTGTCCTGTTCTTCACCTTCTTCGCCGTCGCCCCCATGGCCCTGGCCTTCTATCTCTCCTTCACCCAGTGGAACGGCCTGGGCGACCCGGAGCCGGTCGGCCTCGCCAACTGGCGGAAGCTGATCGACGACCCCCGCCTGACCCAGTCCCTGACGGTGACCGTCCTGCTGACGCTGGTGAGCTGGGCCTTCCAGACGGTCGTCTCCCTGCTGCTGGGCGTGTGGGCGGCGGGCCGGCAGCGCAACCGCGCGATCCTCTCCGCGGTCTTCTTCGTCCCGTTCCTGCTGTCCTCGACGGCGATCTCGCTGCTCTTCTACGCCCTGCTCGACCCCAACTTCGGCATCATCCAGCAGGACACACTCGGCTCGACCAGCGGTGCCTTCCTCGCGATCGTCTTCGTCGGCGGCTGGCAGTTCATCCCCTTCCACACCCTGATCTACCAGGGCGGGGCCCGCCAGATCCCCGACGTCCTGTACCAGGCGGCCGCGATCGACGGCGCCGGCCGCTACCGCCGGTTCTTCTCGATCACGCTCCCCCAGTTGCGCAACACGGCGACGACGTCGAGCGTGCTGATGATCGTCGGGTCGCTGACCTACTTCGAGACCGTCCTGATCCTCACCCAGGGCGGCCCCGGCACCGACACGGCGATCCTGCCGTACCTGATGTACGAGGCGGGCTTCAAGAGCTACGACTTCGGCTACGCGAGCGCCGTCGCGTCCTTCCTGGTGGTGGCGGCCACGGCGCTCTCCCTGGTCATGGTGCGGCTGACCGGCTTCGGCGCCATGCGCAGCGCACGGGAAGGAATGTGA
- the tsaE gene encoding tRNA (adenosine(37)-N6)-threonylcarbamoyltransferase complex ATPase subunit type 1 TsaE, with protein MEAAPAAPHDPAEIELIINAPEQMRELGRRLAKLLRSGDLVMLSGELGAGKTTLTRGLGEGLGVRGAVTSPTFVIARVHPSLGDGPPLVHVDAYRLSGGLDEMEDLDLDVSLPESVIVVEWGEGKVEELTDDRLQVVIHRAVGDTTDEVRQVTITGLGERWADVDLSVLSA; from the coding sequence ATGGAAGCAGCACCAGCAGCGCCGCACGACCCGGCTGAGATTGAGCTGATCATCAACGCTCCCGAGCAGATGCGGGAGTTGGGCCGCCGCCTGGCCAAGCTGCTGCGCTCGGGCGACCTCGTGATGCTCAGCGGTGAGCTCGGCGCGGGCAAGACGACGCTCACCCGTGGGCTCGGCGAGGGGCTCGGTGTGCGGGGCGCGGTCACCTCACCGACCTTCGTGATCGCCCGGGTGCACCCGTCCCTGGGCGACGGGCCGCCGCTCGTCCACGTCGACGCGTACCGGCTGTCGGGCGGTCTGGACGAGATGGAGGACCTGGACCTCGATGTCTCGCTGCCCGAATCGGTGATCGTCGTGGAGTGGGGCGAGGGCAAGGTCGAGGAGCTGACCGACGACCGGCTCCAGGTGGTGATCCACCGGGCCGTCGGCGACACCACGGACGAGGTACGGCAGGTGACGATCACCGGGCTCGGCGAGCGCTGGGCCGACGTGGACCTCTCGGTTCTGTCGGCCTGA
- a CDS encoding ABC transporter substrate-binding protein, with product MESQTSNGGRTFSRRWMLGAGATTLLTAGLSACGSSGGSGAGGMLTAFVYGDDAAKVQVKAISRFNASAAAKKANGRIKLEKVPGSDYPAKLRTAMGSPHAPDVFFNWGGGSIKAYKDANQLVDLTGTIGSDPVLKDGFLPSVLAAGGLGGRNYGIPMRGMQPVILFYNKAVFAEHKLQPPTTFDQLLDINGKLKKARITPFALGGADIWPELMWLEYLTDRIGGPEVFDKIKNGDPSGWGDPAVLKAAETVKQLIDDGAFGKGFSSVSYVNGGAPAVFAKGKAAMHLMGSWEYSTQLGKFPDFARRNLGWCAFPKVEGGAGDIRNVVGNPTNYWSVNARTSNKDAAIAFLRDCASGAYAKDLVANGDIPTTSNAEKLLDASPNPEFAKFQYQMVRQAPAFTLSWDQAVDPDVSTPMLTEISKLFVGKSSPSRFVSALQGLK from the coding sequence ATGGAGTCCCAGACGTCCAACGGCGGGCGTACCTTCAGCAGGCGCTGGATGCTCGGCGCCGGCGCCACCACCTTGCTCACCGCCGGACTCTCGGCCTGCGGCTCCTCCGGCGGATCCGGTGCCGGCGGCATGCTCACCGCCTTCGTGTACGGCGACGACGCGGCGAAGGTGCAGGTCAAGGCGATCAGCCGGTTCAATGCCTCGGCAGCCGCGAAGAAGGCGAACGGCAGGATCAAGCTGGAGAAGGTGCCCGGCTCCGACTACCCCGCCAAGCTGCGCACGGCGATGGGCTCGCCCCACGCGCCCGATGTGTTCTTCAACTGGGGCGGCGGCTCGATCAAGGCGTACAAGGACGCGAACCAGCTGGTCGACCTCACCGGCACCATCGGGTCCGACCCGGTCCTCAAGGACGGCTTTCTGCCCTCGGTCCTCGCGGCGGGCGGCCTCGGCGGCCGCAACTACGGCATCCCCATGCGCGGCATGCAGCCCGTGATCCTCTTCTACAACAAGGCCGTCTTCGCCGAGCACAAGCTCCAGCCGCCCACCACCTTCGACCAGCTGCTGGACATCAACGGCAAGCTGAAGAAGGCCCGGATCACCCCCTTCGCGCTCGGCGGCGCCGACATCTGGCCCGAGCTCATGTGGCTGGAGTACCTCACCGACCGCATCGGCGGGCCCGAGGTCTTCGACAAGATCAAGAACGGTGACCCGTCCGGCTGGGGCGACCCGGCGGTGCTGAAGGCAGCCGAGACCGTGAAACAGCTCATCGACGACGGCGCCTTCGGGAAGGGCTTCAGCTCGGTGTCGTACGTCAACGGCGGCGCGCCCGCGGTCTTCGCCAAGGGCAAGGCGGCGATGCACCTGATGGGCTCCTGGGAGTACTCGACGCAGCTCGGCAAGTTCCCCGACTTCGCCAGGCGGAACCTGGGCTGGTGCGCGTTCCCGAAGGTCGAGGGCGGCGCCGGCGACATCCGCAACGTCGTCGGAAACCCCACCAACTACTGGTCCGTGAACGCCCGTACGTCCAACAAGGACGCGGCGATCGCCTTCCTGCGCGACTGCGCGTCCGGGGCGTACGCCAAGGACCTGGTCGCCAACGGCGACATCCCGACCACCTCGAACGCGGAGAAGCTGCTCGACGCCTCGCCGAACCCCGAGTTCGCCAAGTTCCAGTACCAGATGGTGCGGCAGGCCCCGGCCTTCACCCTGAGCTGGGACCAGGCCGTGGATCCGGACGTCTCGACGCCGATGCTCACCGAGATCAGCAAACTGTTCGTGGGTAAGTCCTCGCCCAGCCGGTTCGTGTCGGCGCTCCAGGGTCTGAAGTGA